From Oceanococcus atlanticus, a single genomic window includes:
- a CDS encoding FtsB family cell division protein, with protein MPRSTWVIIGAGIIYLQYRLWIGPGGWLDAADLSAQVEAAATHNTQLRVRNQALEAEIERLETDPDAIEYHARADLGMVRPGETFYLIVH; from the coding sequence ATGCCGCGTTCGACCTGGGTAATCATCGGTGCGGGGATCATCTACCTGCAGTACCGGCTCTGGATAGGGCCGGGCGGCTGGCTTGACGCTGCCGATCTGAGCGCTCAGGTCGAGGCCGCAGCCACCCACAACACCCAGTTGCGGGTGCGCAACCAGGCGCTTGAAGCCGAAATCGAGCGGCTGGAAACCGACCCGGATGCCATCGAATATCACGCGCGGGCGGATCTTGGCATGGTCCGCCCCGGTGAAACCTTTTATCTGATCGTTCATTGA